A portion of the Lolium rigidum isolate FL_2022 chromosome 1, APGP_CSIRO_Lrig_0.1, whole genome shotgun sequence genome contains these proteins:
- the LOC124682740 gene encoding BURP domain-containing protein 12-like, translating into MASPPHPVLCTLLLLLLLRNAAGAAAASSAVNPFTAKAAFIRYWNRKVPNNRPHPPFFLSKLSPLSAADAASFPSSLADIRARLPTLCSKASLLCPSSHVASLAARKGPFNSYNNANFTNYGSGAATGTDGFTNYSPDVNIAVDSFRRYGRDSSGRADTFTTYEANGNVVTANFTSYAGGATGGSGSFTAYAEETNAPDSKFTNYDAGANGRARGFTTYSHEANTGANSFAGYGKSGNRLRETFTSYGNETNVLSSGFANYGESANGATDTFTGYGAEGNVPENTFRSYGAGGNAGVDTFKGYREDANVGADSFTSYAKAANGGAAEFRSYGGSGNQGSVDFKGYGEGTNPNHHIDFTAYAGDNTTFKGYAKTGVDFKEYHNTSGGAATAMLAEAATSSHQHMKWSPEPGKFFRERELVAGNRMPMPDIRDKMPPRAFLPRDLAMKIPFQPNAVSDAFMVPLDTAMGKAVASTVAECERPPSQGETKRCATSAEDIVDFAVEMLGNDIVVHSTASTAGSGGDIRLGNVTGVHGGKVTRSVSCHQSLFPYLVYYCHSVPKARVYQADIMAADSDQKINHGVAICHVDTSDWSPTHGAFIALGGKPGETEVCHWIFEGDMTWTVAD; encoded by the coding sequence ATGGCTTCTCCTCCCCACCCCGTCCTCTGcaccctgctcctcctgctgctcctccgcaatgccgccggcgccgcggccgcctcctccgcggTGAACCCCTtcacggccaaggcggccttcatCCGCTACTGGAACCGCAAGGTGCCCAACAACCGCCCCCACCCGCCCTTCTTCCTCTCCAAGCTCTCCCCGctctccgccgccgacgccgcgtcCTTCCCCTCCTCCCTCGCCGACATCCGCGCCCGCCTCCCCACGCTCTGCTCCAAGGCCTCTCTGCTATGCCCCTCCTCTCACGTCGCATCGCTCGCCGCCCGCAAGGGCCCCTTCAACAGCTACAACAACGCCAACTTCACCAACTACGGCTCCGGCGCCGCCACTGGCACCGACGGCTTCACCAACTACTCCCCCGACGTCAACATCGCCGTCGACTCGTTCCGCCGCTACGGCCGGGACTCGTCGGGCCGGGCCGACACGTTCACCACCTACGAGGCCAACGGCAACGTCGTCACCGCCAACTTCACCTCCTacgccggcggcgctaccggcggctcgGGCTCCTTCACCGCCTACGCCGAGGAAACCAACGCCCCGGACTCCAAGTTCACCAACTACGACGCCGGGGCCAATGGCCGGGCCCGCGGCTTCACCACCTACTCCCACGAGGCCAACACCGGGGCCAACAGCTTCGCCGGCTACGGCAAGAGCGGCAACCGCCTGCGGGAGACCTTCACCTCCTACGGCAACGAAACCAACGTCCTCAGCTCCGGCTTCGCCAACTACGGCGAGTCAGCCAACGGCGCCACCGACACCTTCACCGGGTACGGCGCCGAGGGGAACGTGCCCGAGAACACGTTCCGGAGCTACGGCGCCGGCGGCAATGCCGGGGTGGACACGTTCAAGGGGTACCGCGAGGACGCCAACGTCGGCGCCGACAGCTTCACCTCCTACGCCAAGGCCGCCAACGGCGGGGCCGCCGAGTTCCGGAGCTACGGCGGCTCGGGTAATCAGGGCAGCGTCGACTTCAAAGGCTACGGCGAAGGCACCAACCCCAACCACCACATTGATTTCACGGCGTACGCCGGAGACAACACCACATTCAAGGGGTACGCCAAGACCGGCGTCGACTTCAAGGAGTATCACAACACGTCCGGCGGCGCGGCGACAGCAATGCTCGCCGAGGCGGCCACATCCAGTCACCAGCATATGAAGTGGTCACCGGAGCCAGGCAAGTTCTTCAGGGAGCGGGAGCTCGTGGCCGGGAACCGAATGCCGATGCCGGACATCAGGGACAAGATGCCACCCAGGGCATTCCTGCCGAGGGACCTCGCCATGAAGATACCATTCCAACCGAATGCCGTGTCGGACGCATTCATGGTGCCTCTGGACACGGCGATGGGGAAGGCGGTGGCGTCCACGGTGGCCGAGTGCGAGCGCCCACCCAGCCAGGGCGAGACCAAGCGGTGCGCGACCTCGGCCGAGGACATCGTGGACTTCGCTGTCGAGATGCTCGGCAACGACATCGTCGTGCACAGCACGGCCTCCACGGCCGGCAGCGGCGGGGACATCAGGCTCGGCAACGTCACCGGAGTCCACGGCGGCAAGGTGACACGGTCCGTGTCGTGCCACCAGAGCCTGTTCCCGTACCTGGTCTACTACTGCCACTCGGTGCCCAAGGCGCGGGTGTACCAGGCTGACATCATGGCCGCCGACTCCGATCAGAAGATCAACCACGGCGTGGCCATCTGTCACGTCGACACTTCGGACTGGAGCCCGACTCACGGGGCCTTCATCGCGCTCGGCGGAAAGCCCGGCGAGACCGAGGTCTGCCACTGGATCTTCGAGGGCGACATGACGTGGACAGTCGCAGATTGA